The Ostrea edulis unplaced genomic scaffold, xbOstEdul1.1 scaffold_74, whole genome shotgun sequence genome contains a region encoding:
- the LOC125661631 gene encoding multiple epidermal growth factor-like domains protein 10: SDRSLDCCPHFYADGDQCVECLAGYKTNKGKNCTEPCDFPSYGTQCQSTCNCSQEDCHHVNGCPVLGTTASPVTTIETTIFSVTGTTSGNSTSAFPTKDCDNTSLKYLIPVVGGVLVVIMIVINIVNIYSYMKDRKEEPIDVVL, translated from the exons ATCTGACAGATCCCTGGACTGCTGTCCTCACTTTTATGCTGATGGTGACCAGTGTGTCG AGTGTCTTGCGGGATATAAAACCAACAAAGGAAAAAACTGCACAGAGCCTTGTGATTTTCCTTCCTATGGTACACAGTGTCAAAGTACTTGTAATTGTTCCCAAGAGGATTGTCATCACGTCAACGGATGCCCTGTGTTAG GTACCACAGCGAGCCCAGTAACTACAATAGAAACCACGATCTTCAGTGTCACTGGAACTACTTCAG GGAATTCAACGTCCGCTTTCCCAACAAAAGATTGTGATAATACTTCGCTGAAATATCTTATTCCTGTGGTGGGGGGTGTTCTTGTTGTGATTATGATCGTCATAAACATCGTGAATATATACTCCTACATGAAAGACCGTAAAGAAGAACCGATTGATGTAGTTCTTTGA